ATCGCCGCGGCCATGGGAGTGGCTTTAGGGGCGCTCAAGATCCGCGCCAAGACACATGATGCATTTTTTCGGGGACTGGATAGCATCTGTAAGGTGTTGAGAGCGAGCCGTCCAACCGCTGTGAACCTGTCCTGGGCCGTTGATCGTATGTTTGCCAAGGCCCTTAAACTCAAAGACCTGCCGTTGAATGAAATCCGAAAGGAGCTGGTGTCCGAAGCCTCCAATATGCTCGAGGAGGACATCCAAATCAACCGCCGAATCGGTCTCTCCGGCGCCGAAGTCATCCAACAAGGGGCGAATGTTTTGACCCACTGCAACGCCGGGGCATTGGCGACCGGAGGCTATGGAACCGCTTTGGGAGTAGTCCGCGCGGCTTTCGAGGCCGGTAGGCAGCTGTCCGTTTTTGCCGACGAAACTCGACCCTTTCTTCAGGGATCACGACTCACTGCCTGGGAACTCGATCAGGACAATATCCCCGTAACGGTGATTACGGACAGCATGGCCGGCACCTTGATGAAACAGGGGCGCATACAGGTTGTGATTGTGGGTGCGGATCGAATCGCCGCCAATGGTGACGTGGCCAACAAAGTAGGAACGTATCCCGTAGCTGTCCTGGCAAAGGTCAACGGCATACCATTTTATGTCGCCGCACCGCTCTCCACCATTGACCTCTCCTTGAGTACGGGAGATGAGATCCCGATCGAGGAAAGACCCGCCAAGGAGGTCGCTACCGTTTTTGGCAAACCCATTGTTCCCCTGGACGTACCCGTGCGAAATATCGCATTCGACGTGACACCTCATGAACTGATCACCGGCATCATCACCCAGTGCGGCATAGCAAAGGAACCTTTTGAAAAACACTTCAGAGAGATGTTCGCTCGATCCGGCGAATCGGCCTGACAAGGGACCCTTTTCATGGAGTCCGCGCCGGCCTGCCGATCATCGTTAGCGTGCGCCTTCATCCCGTAACCATGGACA
The Deltaproteobacteria bacterium genome window above contains:
- the mtnA gene encoding S-methyl-5-thioribose-1-phosphate isomerase; protein product: IAAAMGVALGALKIRAKTHDAFFRGLDSICKVLRASRPTAVNLSWAVDRMFAKALKLKDLPLNEIRKELVSEASNMLEEDIQINRRIGLSGAEVIQQGANVLTHCNAGALATGGYGTALGVVRAAFEAGRQLSVFADETRPFLQGSRLTAWELDQDNIPVTVITDSMAGTLMKQGRIQVVIVGADRIAANGDVANKVGTYPVAVLAKVNGIPFYVAAPLSTIDLSLSTGDEIPIEERPAKEVATVFGKPIVPLDVPVRNIAFDVTPHELITGIITQCGIAKEPFEKHFREMFARSGESA